The Magnolia sinica isolate HGM2019 chromosome 10, MsV1, whole genome shotgun sequence genome includes a window with the following:
- the LOC131217591 gene encoding uncharacterized protein LOC131217591 yields the protein MEMLKDFKFDVSYYPGKANLVEDALSRKRALEFAAPLMVREWDIVEFVRDFDMKLIIKEPYEVIAHIQVQPTINSKIIEAQEGDELLKKMKERAKNDVESKWRIGTDGGLWYRGRVCVPNLQGLREEVLNAAHNSKLAIHPGNTKMYRDLKRNYWLNNMKKEITNLPKTRKRHDSIWVIVDRLTQLAHFLPIKTSNSVDDLTKLYIKEIVRLHGVSLEIVLDRDTQFMSIFCTRIQETMGVKLKFSTAFHLQIDGQTERVNQILEDMLRACVLDFQES from the exons ATGGAGatgttgaaggacttcaagttcgatgtctcGTATTACCCTGGCAAGGCAAATCTGGTGGAGGACGCCTTAAGCCGCAAAAGGGCACTTGAATTTGCAGCCccgctaatggtgagagagtgggacatAGTGGAATTTGTGCGGGACTTTGACATGAAATTAATCATAAAGGAACCATACGAGGTCATAGCCCACATTCAGGTCCAACCAACGATTAACAGTAAAATCATTGAGGCCCAAGAGGGCGATGAAttgttaaaaaaaatgaaagaaagagcaaaGAATGATGTGGAGTCCAAGTGGAGGATCGGTACTGATGGGGGATTGTGGTACCGAGGCCGCGTTTGTGTCCCAAATCTTCAGGGACTACGAGAAGAAGTCCTAAATGCCGCTCACAACTCCAAGTTGGCGATACATCCTGGTAATACTAAGATGTACCGGGATCTGAAGCGAAACTATTGGTTGAacaacatgaagaaggaaataacaaa CTTGCCCAAGACTAGGAAGAGGCatgactcgatatgggtgattgtggaccggttaacCCAATTAGCCCATTTCCTGCCAATCAAGACTTCTAACTCTGTCGATGATTTAACgaagttgtatatcaaggagatagtgcggctTCATGGCGTCTCATTGGAAATTGTGTTGGACCGAGACACTCAATTCATGTCGATCTTCTGTACGCGCATCCAAGAAACCATgggagtgaaattgaagtttagcaccgcattCCACCTGCAGATAGATGGGCAAACTGAGCGGGTGAACCAgatattagaagacatgttgcgggcttGTGTTCTAGACTTTCAGGAGAGTTAG